In one Thermococcus sp. 2319x1 genomic region, the following are encoded:
- a CDS encoding ribose 1,5-bisphosphate isomerase, producing the protein MPVIKEVLEIAEKIKTMEIRGAGKIARSAAYALQLQAENSKAKSADELWGEIREAARILYHTRPTAVSLPNALRYVTYRAKVAYSGGADLEGLKFIVINSAKEFIHNSENAVKRIAEFGAKRIEDGDIIMTHCHSKAAVGVMKKAWEEGKDIKVIVTETRPRYQGKITAKELAEAGIPVIYVVDGAARHYMKMTDKVVMGADSITANGAVINKVGTALVALTAKEHRVWVMIAAETYKFHPETLLGQLVEIEERDPYEVVPKEELDKWPKNIVVKNPAFDVTPPEYIDVIITEKAVIPPYAAIDILKEEFGWALKYTEPWED; encoded by the coding sequence ATGCCCGTGATAAAAGAGGTTTTAGAGATAGCGGAGAAAATAAAGACGATGGAAATAAGAGGGGCGGGAAAGATAGCGAGATCAGCTGCCTATGCTCTGCAATTACAAGCTGAAAACAGCAAGGCAAAAAGCGCAGATGAACTCTGGGGGGAGATTAGGGAAGCAGCGAGAATTCTATACCACACAAGACCCACTGCCGTTTCCCTTCCAAATGCCTTAAGATACGTTACATATCGTGCAAAGGTGGCATACAGCGGCGGTGCGGATTTAGAGGGGCTTAAGTTCATAGTGATTAACTCAGCAAAGGAGTTCATACACAACTCAGAAAACGCCGTTAAAAGAATAGCCGAGTTTGGTGCAAAAAGGATTGAAGATGGGGACATTATAATGACCCACTGCCACTCAAAGGCTGCTGTTGGGGTTATGAAAAAAGCATGGGAGGAAGGGAAGGACATCAAGGTCATTGTCACTGAGACAAGGCCAAGATACCAGGGAAAAATTACCGCTAAAGAGCTTGCTGAAGCAGGAATCCCTGTTATCTACGTCGTTGATGGGGCGGCGAGACATTACATGAAAATGACCGACAAGGTGGTTATGGGTGCAGATTCAATAACAGCTAACGGTGCCGTTATCAACAAAGTAGGGACTGCTCTGGTAGCTTTAACGGCAAAAGAACATAGAGTGTGGGTCATGATAGCCGCAGAAACATATAAGTTCCACCCGGAGACACTCTTAGGGCAGCTTGTTGAAATAGAGGAGAGGGATCCCTATGAGGTCGTTCCGAAAGAAGAGCTCGATAAATGGCCCAAAAATATTGTTGTGAAAAATCCGGCCTTCGATGTTACGCCACCAGAGTACATTGACGTTATAATCACCGAAAAAGCCGTTATCCCTCCGTATGCAGCGATA
- a CDS encoding PLP-dependent aminotransferase family protein — translation MELEKRLKEKLEAPTLDYEKYFSEKALGMKASEIRELLKLVETSDVISLAGGLPAPETFPVEIIGEITKEVLEKHAAQALQYGTTKGFTPLRLAIAEWMRKRYDIPISKVDIMTTSGSQQALDLIGRVFINPGDIIVVEAPTYLAALQAFKYYEPEFVQIPLDDEGMNVDLLEEKLQELEKEGKKVKIVYTIPTFQNPAGVTMNEKRRKRLLELASQYDFIIVEDNPYGELRYSGEPVKPIKAWDEEGRVIYLGTFSKILAPGFRIGWIAGEPHFIRKLEIAKQSVDLCTNTFSQVIAWKYVEGGYLDKHIPKIIEFYKPRRDAMLEALEEFMPEGVRWTKPEGGMFVWATVPEGIDTKLMLEKAVAKGVAYVPGEAFFAHRDVKNTMRLNFTYVPEEKIREGIKRLAETIEEEMKK, via the coding sequence ATGGAGCTTGAGAAAAGGCTTAAGGAGAAATTGGAGGCACCAACTTTGGATTATGAAAAGTACTTCTCGGAAAAGGCTCTTGGGATGAAGGCTTCAGAAATTAGGGAGCTTTTAAAGCTCGTTGAGACTTCAGATGTGATCTCACTTGCGGGTGGCCTTCCAGCGCCTGAAACCTTCCCAGTGGAGATAATTGGGGAAATTACCAAGGAAGTTCTTGAAAAGCACGCGGCTCAGGCACTTCAATATGGAACCACCAAAGGTTTTACTCCTTTGAGGCTTGCTATTGCCGAGTGGATGAGGAAGAGGTACGATATCCCCATCTCCAAAGTAGATATTATGACCACAAGCGGATCACAGCAGGCTCTTGACCTAATAGGCAGGGTCTTCATAAATCCGGGGGATATTATTGTGGTTGAAGCCCCAACTTACCTTGCTGCCCTTCAAGCTTTCAAGTATTACGAGCCTGAATTTGTCCAGATACCTCTTGATGATGAGGGAATGAACGTTGACCTCCTTGAAGAGAAGCTGCAAGAGCTGGAAAAAGAAGGGAAGAAAGTGAAGATAGTCTACACAATACCAACTTTCCAGAATCCGGCTGGTGTAACAATGAACGAAAAGAGAAGAAAAAGGCTCCTTGAACTTGCAAGTCAATACGACTTCATAATAGTTGAAGATAACCCATATGGAGAGCTCCGCTATTCTGGTGAGCCGGTAAAGCCCATTAAGGCATGGGACGAGGAGGGCAGGGTTATATACCTCGGAACGTTCTCCAAAATCCTTGCACCGGGCTTTAGAATTGGATGGATAGCTGGAGAACCACACTTCATAAGAAAACTTGAGATAGCCAAGCAGAGCGTTGATCTCTGTACAAACACCTTCAGCCAGGTTATAGCGTGGAAGTATGTAGAGGGAGGATATTTAGACAAGCACATACCGAAGATAATTGAATTCTACAAACCAAGGAGAGATGCAATGCTGGAAGCCTTGGAAGAGTTCATGCCAGAGGGCGTTAGGTGGACAAAGCCAGAGGGTGGAATGTTCGTTTGGGCAACTGTTCCTGAGGGAATAGATACGAAGCTCATGCTTGAGAAGGCCGTTGCGAAAGGTGTGGCATATGTTCCGGGGGAGGCTTTCTTTGCCCACAGGGATGTTAAGAACACAATGAGGCTTAACTTCACCTACGTTCCAGAGGAGAAGATTAGAGAGGGTATAAAAAGGCTTGCCGAGACAATAGAGGAGGAAATGAAGAAATAG
- a CDS encoding helix-turn-helix domain-containing protein, which yields MLEKEKEALAKRIAGEITLSSDPGKTMRKWREIFGVSQTELAEFLGVSSSVISDYEGGRRKSPGASTIRKFVEALLEIDEKRGGNVIRAFSRTIGSDLPTNAILDIREFAFPVTVAEIVAAVKGEIAANEDLLGRKIYGYTVIDSIQAILEMSSDEFLKLYGWTTERALVFTKVTTGRSPMIAIRVQGLKPAVVVLHGVKRLDELAVKIAERERVPLVISKAKDENELIVSLRALVEKAEKI from the coding sequence ATGTTGGAGAAAGAGAAGGAAGCTCTGGCAAAAAGAATTGCCGGGGAAATAACCCTATCTTCAGATCCCGGAAAGACCATGAGAAAGTGGAGAGAAATATTTGGCGTAAGTCAGACAGAACTTGCCGAGTTTCTTGGTGTATCTTCTTCGGTGATCAGCGATTATGAGGGTGGTAGAAGAAAAAGCCCCGGTGCCTCTACAATTAGGAAATTCGTTGAGGCTCTCCTTGAAATAGATGAAAAGCGGGGAGGAAATGTCATAAGGGCTTTTAGCAGGACTATAGGTAGTGATCTCCCCACAAATGCTATTCTCGACATAAGGGAGTTTGCCTTTCCCGTTACAGTGGCTGAGATAGTTGCCGCGGTAAAAGGAGAAATTGCCGCAAACGAAGATCTTCTTGGAAGGAAAATCTATGGTTATACCGTTATAGACAGCATACAGGCCATTTTAGAAATGAGCAGTGATGAGTTTTTGAAGCTCTATGGCTGGACCACTGAAAGGGCGTTAGTCTTCACCAAAGTGACCACGGGAAGGAGCCCAATGATAGCTATAAGAGTTCAAGGATTAAAACCAGCGGTGGTTGTCCTTCATGGGGTTAAAAGACTTGATGAACTCGCTGTAAAAATAGCGGAGAGGGAGAGAGTCCCTCTGGTTATATCAAAAGCTAAAGACGAAAACGAGCTGATTGTAAGCCTAAGAGCTCTAGTAGAAAAAGCTGAAAAAATTTAA